In one window of Chryseobacterium sp. JV274 DNA:
- a CDS encoding transposase — protein MEFKDIHIGRLIEKRVLECELDLERICSFFMCSTEEVYRMYHLKSMDSEIILRWSKLTEYDFFRIYTQHLILYSPATENNVKASSTTLPRFKKNIYTKEIIDFFLELINSGEKSKNEIIEEYNIPKTTLYKWVVKYSVNQ, from the coding sequence ATGGAATTTAAAGATATTCATATTGGTCGTTTAATTGAAAAAAGAGTTTTGGAATGTGAATTAGATTTGGAAAGAATCTGTAGTTTCTTTATGTGTAGTACTGAGGAGGTCTATAGAATGTATCACCTGAAAAGTATGGATTCAGAAATTATTCTTCGTTGGAGTAAATTAACCGAGTATGATTTTTTTAGAATATACACGCAACATTTAATTTTATATTCTCCAGCTACTGAGAATAATGTTAAAGCTTCATCAACGACCCTTCCAAGATTTAAAAAAAATATTTATACCAAAGAGATAATTGATTTTTTCTTAGAGTTAATAAATTCTGGAGAAAAAAGTAAAAATGAGATTATTGAAGAATATAATATTCCAAAGACTACCCTTTATAAATGGGTTGTTAAATATAGTGTAAATCAGTAG
- a CDS encoding ABC transporter ATP-binding protein, whose product MESITTKNLSYTIGSKTILNNINLNIPEGSVYGYLGRNGAGKSTTIKLLLGLLESSADNIFIQNKSLQQNRTEILASTGNLIESPCFYTKLTVFENLKYLDIIYGKGNKRIDEVLELVDLHNEKKKKVTALSMGMKQRLGIAMAIFHDPKLLILDEPLNGLDPQGIFEMRKLFQHLNEQGKTIFLSSHILSELEKTATHIGIIEGGQIIFQGTKNELLSKVEKEVVLKVNPVEKALSLLQDTYSATLNNMNKISVKINDDKKFNGLLTMLIQNGIEIYDIESQSTNLEQIFINLISKNHD is encoded by the coding sequence ATGGAAAGCATTACTACTAAAAACCTCAGTTATACCATAGGTTCTAAAACCATTCTGAACAATATCAATCTCAATATTCCTGAAGGCAGTGTTTATGGCTATCTTGGAAGGAACGGAGCGGGAAAATCGACTACGATTAAACTTCTTTTAGGGCTTCTGGAATCATCGGCCGACAATATTTTCATTCAAAATAAAAGTTTACAACAGAACCGGACAGAGATTCTTGCCAGTACAGGAAACCTGATTGAATCCCCTTGTTTTTATACAAAACTTACTGTTTTTGAAAACCTAAAATACCTGGATATTATCTATGGCAAAGGAAACAAAAGAATTGATGAAGTTCTGGAACTGGTAGATCTGCATAACGAGAAGAAAAAAAAGGTGACAGCTCTATCCATGGGAATGAAGCAGCGCCTGGGAATTGCAATGGCCATTTTTCACGATCCCAAACTTCTGATTCTGGATGAACCTCTCAACGGGCTTGATCCTCAGGGAATTTTTGAAATGAGAAAACTCTTCCAGCATCTGAATGAACAAGGGAAAACCATTTTCCTTTCGAGCCATATTTTGAGTGAGCTTGAAAAAACAGCTACCCATATCGGAATTATTGAAGGCGGGCAAATAATTTTCCAGGGAACAAAGAACGAACTTTTAAGCAAAGTCGAAAAAGAAGTTGTTTTAAAAGTCAATCCTGTTGAAAAAGCATTATCTCTACTCCAAGACACTTATTCCGCAACACTGAATAATATGAACAAAATTTCAGTGAAAATCAATGATGACAAAAAATTCAATGGTCTTCTTACCATGTTAATCCAAAATGGAATTGAGATTTATGACATAGAGTCTCAAAGCACCAATCTTGAGCAGATCTTCATTAATTTAATTTCTAAAAACCATGACTAA
- a CDS encoding erythromycin esterase family protein: MKKILYTFIVSVIAVLILNKIVFKDIPEKEKQELLNDVQRYKHPIKSISMEYPDNSDLKILDYVLKDNRIVMLGENIHYDGATMKAKSRLIKYLHENLGYHVVLYEAGQYDTWMMNEEMKNHSLKIPSASIGGMGLFDFWWNNRETQPLISYYQKTKASNHPIKLGGFDIQFSGEELYDRRSKLLKDFLSKNSIDLKPFPLLNKNLNQISNFMYKGFAGKILSGNQKKDFLNEISRLEQIVSKLKKTPENRIYTRYLHDMRNNFDKIWKYEAGSTQSMQFRDSLMAKNLIYQIDSVYQGQKIIVWCSNLHTFASRYSKNYLPLGAHIKSKYGKASYMIDFSSYTKYNKTGTPIDKPGKLAIENTFHATKTPYFFINLRSTPESSVLKKEFISTINQGTDQKKIWSQFFDGIFYIDTNTFLTSHE; encoded by the coding sequence ATGAAAAAAATACTTTACACTTTTATAGTTTCTGTAATTGCAGTTTTAATCCTGAATAAAATTGTTTTTAAAGATATCCCTGAAAAAGAAAAACAGGAACTCCTGAACGATGTCCAGCGGTATAAACACCCTATAAAAAGTATTTCTATGGAATATCCGGATAACAGCGACCTGAAGATTCTGGATTATGTGCTCAAAGACAACAGGATTGTAATGCTGGGAGAAAACATTCATTATGACGGCGCTACCATGAAAGCCAAAAGCAGACTCATCAAATATCTCCATGAGAATCTGGGGTATCATGTTGTATTGTATGAAGCCGGCCAGTATGATACCTGGATGATGAATGAGGAAATGAAAAACCACAGCCTGAAAATTCCTTCGGCTTCTATAGGAGGAATGGGACTTTTCGATTTCTGGTGGAACAACAGGGAGACCCAGCCTCTGATCAGCTATTATCAGAAAACGAAAGCTTCAAATCACCCCATAAAACTGGGTGGGTTTGATATACAGTTTTCCGGAGAGGAACTTTATGACAGACGCAGTAAGCTTTTGAAGGATTTTTTAAGCAAAAATTCGATTGACCTTAAGCCATTTCCTCTTTTAAACAAAAACCTTAATCAGATTTCCAATTTTATGTACAAGGGGTTTGCCGGAAAAATTTTATCCGGAAATCAGAAAAAGGACTTTCTCAATGAAATAAGCCGACTTGAACAGATAGTTTCAAAACTGAAAAAAACACCTGAAAACAGAATATATACCCGGTATTTACATGATATGAGAAACAATTTTGATAAAATATGGAAATATGAAGCAGGATCTACGCAGAGTATGCAGTTCAGGGATTCTCTGATGGCTAAAAACCTTATTTATCAGATTGATTCTGTGTATCAGGGACAAAAAATCATTGTGTGGTGTTCAAACCTTCATACTTTTGCAAGCCGGTACAGCAAAAATTATTTACCTCTGGGCGCTCATATCAAAAGTAAATACGGAAAGGCTTCTTATATGATTGATTTTTCATCCTATACCAAATACAATAAAACCGGAACTCCCATTGATAAGCCTGGAAAGCTCGCCATCGAAAATACATTTCATGCAACAAAGACTCCTTATTTCTTTATCAATCTCAGAAGTACCCCGGAAAGTTCTGTACTGAAGAAAGAGTTTATATCCACCATCAATCAGGGAACAGATCAGAAAAAGATCTGGAGCCAGTTTTTTGACGGAATATTTTATATAGACACCAATACTTTTTTAACCTCTCACGAATAA
- a CDS encoding MBL fold metallo-hydrolase gives MLRQIAPEVFQISLMPRNSINCYIIEGVLVDSGIRSSYTNVKKTLQKIPVYQHVLTHAHADHQGCSDQICAEFEIPLLCHPDEVFRTETGMVTNDYPTPQHWVAKLQQKYWAGQGHKVEQTIIENDKIGNFRVIETPGHSAGHISLFRERDGILIIGDAATNMNLLTTATGLRLPPGIFTSDQKRNIKSLQKLAELNPAIICFGHGPIMQNTDRKFEQFVAKCSTAI, from the coding sequence ATGTTACGTCAAATTGCTCCTGAAGTGTTCCAGATTTCACTGATGCCCCGAAATAGTATCAACTGTTATATTATCGAAGGCGTATTGGTAGACTCCGGAATACGTAGTTCATATACCAATGTAAAAAAAACTCTCCAGAAAATTCCTGTTTATCAACATGTACTGACACATGCGCATGCAGACCATCAGGGCTGTAGTGATCAGATTTGTGCTGAGTTTGAAATCCCTTTACTCTGTCATCCCGACGAAGTTTTTAGGACTGAAACGGGTATGGTGACCAACGATTACCCAACTCCACAACATTGGGTAGCAAAGTTGCAGCAAAAGTACTGGGCAGGTCAGGGACATAAAGTTGAACAGACAATCATTGAAAACGATAAGATCGGAAACTTTCGGGTAATTGAGACGCCCGGGCATTCAGCGGGTCATATTTCTTTATTCCGTGAGCGAGATGGTATACTGATCATCGGAGATGCGGCGACAAATATGAATCTGCTCACAACAGCGACTGGTCTGCGGCTTCCACCAGGCATATTCACTTCGGATCAGAAGCGAAACATTAAATCGCTCCAGAAGTTAGCAGAACTGAACCCTGCCATTATCTGTTTCGGTCATGGACCGATTATGCAAAATACCGATCGGAAGTTTGAACAATTTGTGGCTAAATGCAGTACGGCTATCTAA
- the aspA gene encoding aspartate ammonia-lyase codes for MENFRKESDLLGELNVPLDAYYGVQTQRAIDNFKISGQLLSSYPDFIKGLAFVKKAAAKTNYELGLLDESLYFKIAEACDEIVDGKYHDQFPVDMIQGGAGTSINMNANEVIANIVLEKLGKNKGEYEFCSPNDHINLSQSTNDAYPTAIKMGLLQMNIGLVEKLEKIIAAFRAKGKEFHDVIKMGRTQLQDAVPMTLGQEFEAYAATLEEDISKLNNNANLFVEVNMGATAIGTGLNAPVGYATLCAKNLAQITGYPIVSAPDLVEATPDTGSYVIYSSATKRLAVKLSKICNDLRLLSSGPRAGLFEINLPPMQPGSSIMPGKVNPVIPEVVNQVCFKVFGNDLTVTFAAEAGQLQLNVMEPVLSHAIMENINFLCNALDTLREKCVVGITANKEICLNMVKHSIGIVTALNPYIGYKQSTQIAKEALETGKSVYNLVLEKGILSQEKLDEILDPKNMLKPHNK; via the coding sequence ATGGAAAATTTCAGGAAAGAAAGTGATCTATTAGGCGAACTGAATGTGCCTTTAGATGCTTATTATGGGGTTCAGACACAAAGAGCTATTGATAATTTTAAAATTTCAGGACAGCTTTTGTCTTCATATCCGGATTTCATAAAAGGGTTGGCTTTTGTAAAAAAAGCGGCAGCAAAAACCAATTATGAACTAGGACTTTTAGATGAAAGCCTCTATTTTAAAATAGCAGAAGCGTGTGATGAAATTGTAGACGGGAAATATCATGACCAGTTTCCGGTAGATATGATTCAGGGTGGGGCAGGAACCTCCATCAACATGAATGCCAATGAAGTAATTGCCAATATCGTATTGGAGAAATTAGGGAAAAATAAAGGAGAATACGAATTCTGTTCACCTAATGATCATATCAACCTTTCCCAGTCAACCAATGATGCTTATCCTACAGCCATCAAAATGGGATTGCTGCAGATGAACATCGGACTGGTAGAAAAGCTTGAAAAAATTATTGCTGCATTCCGTGCAAAAGGAAAGGAGTTTCATGATGTCATCAAAATGGGCCGTACACAGCTTCAGGATGCCGTTCCAATGACTTTGGGGCAGGAGTTTGAAGCGTATGCAGCTACATTAGAAGAAGATATCTCCAAGCTGAATAACAATGCAAATCTTTTTGTTGAAGTAAACATGGGGGCAACAGCTATCGGAACAGGATTAAATGCTCCGGTAGGTTATGCTACACTTTGTGCTAAAAACTTGGCTCAGATTACAGGATACCCAATTGTTTCAGCACCGGATTTAGTGGAAGCAACACCAGATACAGGATCTTATGTAATCTACTCTTCAGCAACGAAGCGTCTTGCTGTGAAATTATCAAAGATCTGTAACGATTTAAGATTATTGTCATCAGGTCCGAGAGCTGGGCTTTTTGAAATCAACCTTCCGCCAATGCAGCCGGGATCTTCTATCATGCCAGGTAAAGTAAATCCGGTAATTCCGGAAGTGGTAAACCAGGTTTGTTTCAAAGTGTTCGGGAATGATCTTACCGTGACTTTTGCAGCAGAAGCAGGACAACTGCAGCTTAATGTAATGGAGCCGGTACTTTCCCATGCAATCATGGAAAATATTAACTTTCTTTGCAATGCTTTAGATACCCTTCGCGAGAAATGTGTGGTTGGAATTACGGCTAATAAAGAGATCTGTCTGAATATGGTGAAGCACAGCATCGGTATTGTAACAGCGCTTAACCCTTATATCGGGTACAAACAGTCTACACAGATTGCCAAAGAAGCATTGGAAACCGGGAAAAGCGTTTACAACCTTGTTCTTGAAAAGGGAATTCTTTCCCAGGAGAAACTGGACGAAATCCTTGATCCGAAAAATATGCTGAAACCGCATAATAAATAA
- a CDS encoding ABC transporter permease yields MTNTNTFLKAFSSEQYKLSKNKEIFGILLVPVLIIFAVDLYMVYDVLRSGIEESEGTINPWKASLGKIVFMFFYLLFPILVSLFVHACCDVEYRNNNYKILFTLPVSKTKIFFSKAIFIQITVFFSVLFSYLALLLSGYLLSIAFPQLGFQNYDFREVIFYVFAKFFITLSAIAMVQLTLSLLFKNFIYPIGFGVFMLLFTTIIYQKKFSDFLIYTGGYKSMDNFMSENIAFERIDYCNIASVFIFMAASFYLFVRKKGG; encoded by the coding sequence ATGACTAATACTAATACTTTTTTAAAGGCATTTTCATCCGAACAGTATAAACTTTCCAAAAACAAAGAAATTTTCGGAATTCTGCTCGTTCCTGTCCTGATTATCTTCGCGGTTGATCTGTATATGGTTTATGATGTACTCCGCTCCGGAATAGAAGAATCTGAGGGAACAATAAATCCATGGAAAGCTTCATTGGGAAAAATCGTATTTATGTTTTTTTATCTGTTGTTTCCTATACTCGTTTCTCTTTTTGTGCATGCCTGCTGCGATGTGGAATACAGAAATAATAATTATAAAATTCTCTTCACGCTTCCGGTTTCCAAGACTAAAATATTTTTCTCGAAAGCTATATTCATCCAGATAACAGTTTTTTTCTCAGTGCTTTTCTCTTATCTGGCTTTATTGTTAAGCGGATATTTGCTAAGTATTGCTTTTCCACAGCTGGGCTTCCAGAATTATGACTTCAGAGAAGTGATATTTTATGTCTTTGCGAAATTCTTCATTACTCTTTCTGCTATTGCCATGGTGCAGCTAACTTTGAGTCTTCTTTTTAAAAACTTCATTTACCCTATCGGTTTTGGTGTATTCATGCTGCTTTTCACGACGATTATCTATCAAAAAAAATTCTCTGATTTTTTGATTTATACCGGAGGCTACAAATCAATGGATAACTTCATGAGTGAAAATATCGCTTTTGAAAGAATAGATTACTGTAATATCGCCTCCGTTTTTATCTTCATGGCTGCGAGTTTTTATCTTTTTGTAAGGAAGAAAGGGGGATAG
- a CDS encoding FkbM family methyltransferase yields the protein MSLYQKIAEKLQYISPNFYKKRYFKTLNNLNKNNFSERNVEPELVWIKEYLSKNAVILDIGANVGTFLYQLENTLNHDNIYGFEPNKKLYRRLKRLFPAMHIFPLALSDENIMAEFKVPIINGKTIASRGTLNTSYKEKGEEKSYMEKVKVIKLDEWAALEHFKRLDFIKIDVEGNEIKTLLGARETIRQFTPTLMVEMEQRHHQTPIWNEISEVISWGYEAKYLNRNSFTLESLTEDIITQNTNDEKNKTQYINNIIFIPKNI from the coding sequence ATGTCTTTATACCAAAAAATCGCAGAAAAACTACAATATATAAGTCCGAATTTCTATAAAAAAAGATATTTTAAAACGTTAAATAATCTTAATAAAAATAATTTTTCGGAACGTAATGTAGAGCCGGAACTGGTATGGATCAAAGAATACCTTTCTAAGAATGCTGTTATATTGGACATTGGTGCTAATGTGGGAACTTTCCTATATCAATTGGAAAACACTTTGAACCACGATAACATTTATGGTTTTGAACCCAATAAAAAGCTTTACCGTAGATTAAAGAGACTGTTTCCTGCAATGCATATTTTTCCTCTGGCTCTTTCTGACGAAAACATAATGGCCGAGTTCAAAGTACCTATTATTAACGGAAAAACAATTGCTTCCCGCGGTACTTTAAACACTTCATACAAGGAAAAAGGAGAAGAAAAAAGCTATATGGAAAAAGTAAAAGTGATCAAACTGGATGAATGGGCTGCACTGGAACATTTCAAAAGGCTTGATTTTATCAAAATAGACGTTGAAGGAAACGAAATAAAAACACTTTTAGGAGCAAGAGAAACCATCCGACAGTTCACACCGACATTAATGGTTGAGATGGAACAAAGACACCACCAGACTCCTATATGGAATGAAATATCTGAAGTAATAAGCTGGGGATATGAAGCGAAATATCTGAACAGAAACAGCTTTACCCTGGAAAGTCTTACAGAAGATATCATAACACAAAATACAAACGACGAAAAAAATAAAACTCAGTACATCAACAATATTATTTTTATACCTAAAAACATTTAA
- a CDS encoding glycosyltransferase, giving the protein MRFLIIIPAHNEEDNLSFTLDSLQKQSSKDFKVVVVNDGSVDRTPEIIRKYTKTDSRFETVNLQKSAHQPGSKVVHAFKNGLRTQSMDEFDIICKFDADIILPENYLTAVETAFTNNPEYGLVGGLLYIEKDGKWIYEGNSNKHHVRGPMKAYRKESFTQIGGLRETLGWDNIDSILLENLGWKEIVLPELHVKLIKVKGADYTIRPADYYGRYFYFLGLNRFLAYIASSKEAMKSKSPSFFFDIINSYENCRSKKMELKITKEEQKAINDQRWRMLKKKWLKM; this is encoded by the coding sequence GTGAGGTTTTTAATTATAATTCCTGCTCATAACGAAGAAGACAACCTCTCCTTTACGCTGGATTCTTTACAAAAGCAAAGCAGCAAAGATTTTAAAGTAGTGGTAGTGAATGACGGTTCTGTAGATAGAACCCCTGAAATCATCAGGAAATATACAAAGACTGATTCCCGTTTTGAAACAGTCAATCTTCAGAAATCTGCACATCAGCCCGGTTCTAAAGTTGTTCATGCTTTTAAAAATGGCCTCCGGACTCAATCGATGGATGAATTTGATATCATCTGTAAATTTGATGCCGATATCATCCTTCCGGAAAACTACCTGACAGCAGTAGAAACAGCTTTTACAAACAATCCGGAATATGGGCTCGTAGGAGGTCTTTTGTACATAGAAAAAGACGGAAAGTGGATCTATGAAGGAAATTCCAATAAACATCACGTAAGAGGTCCTATGAAAGCTTACCGTAAAGAGAGTTTTACTCAGATCGGAGGCTTAAGGGAAACTTTAGGCTGGGATAATATTGATTCCATACTGTTGGAAAATCTGGGATGGAAGGAAATTGTTCTTCCGGAACTTCATGTGAAGCTGATTAAAGTAAAAGGAGCTGATTATACCATACGGCCTGCGGATTATTATGGCAGGTACTTTTATTTCTTGGGCCTGAACAGGTTTCTGGCATATATTGCCTCCTCAAAAGAAGCGATGAAAAGCAAGTCTCCATCATTTTTCTTTGATATTATAAATTCCTATGAAAATTGCAGATCAAAAAAAATGGAGCTTAAAATTACAAAAGAAGAGCAAAAAGCAATTAATGATCAGCGTTGGAGAATGCTGAAGAAGAAATGGCTGAAGATGTAA
- a CDS encoding lipopolysaccharide biosynthesis protein, giving the protein MSVVARQGFKYSIIGYIGFLLGTVSAIFIFPNDFEFYGKLRYILPTAEMLVPFVVLGISYSNVKFFHTVEKDGKKQNMLSLSLLTVFINFLIFTVVFFILPYFYPKFRHSEAWKIKEMILPLILILSFCAIFNKYTSNYKRIVVSNIFDNLFPKIANLGAFCLFFFALSQNLTAVTSQKIAFAFFFGIFFLMLLGYIYYTNKLEKIKLDFNTDYFKKNNFWKDFFNYSFFGFLGTFGNYLAINSFMIGEFMGMEEVGIYSVLYALISLISIPQLGLFNISAPIINKTLADGDMEELDRFHKKTSLTLYFLGAVLFSCIMVGFPYLTQFMPKNGTMLREYEPVVWIWGSAVLIDLATGFNGNIISLSKYYRFNILVMLLLAGLTIGLNYYFIKNTDLKLIGIALSTAISLTIYNVVKIVFNYIVFKVSPLSIEMIFVSIICTLAITVAIVLPNFNSNLLNLVYKPTVVLILIYIGNYFTKIFPVEDYLNMRFIKSVFKIK; this is encoded by the coding sequence ATGAGTGTAGTAGCAAGACAAGGCTTCAAATATTCCATTATCGGTTATATTGGGTTTTTGCTGGGCACAGTTTCCGCAATATTCATATTTCCGAATGATTTTGAATTTTATGGAAAGCTGCGCTACATTCTCCCTACTGCAGAAATGCTGGTTCCTTTTGTTGTCTTGGGAATTTCCTATTCAAACGTAAAATTTTTTCACACGGTAGAAAAAGACGGTAAAAAACAAAACATGCTGTCATTGTCGCTGCTCACTGTTTTTATCAACTTTCTTATTTTCACAGTTGTATTTTTTATACTTCCCTATTTTTATCCAAAATTCAGGCACTCGGAAGCATGGAAAATCAAAGAAATGATTCTTCCTCTGATTTTAATCCTTTCATTTTGTGCTATTTTTAATAAATATACTTCCAATTATAAAAGAATTGTGGTTTCCAATATTTTCGACAATCTGTTTCCGAAAATCGCAAATCTGGGAGCTTTCTGCCTCTTTTTCTTTGCTTTATCACAGAATCTTACTGCTGTAACATCGCAGAAAATTGCTTTTGCATTCTTTTTTGGAATATTCTTTTTAATGCTTTTGGGGTATATCTATTATACCAATAAACTGGAGAAAATCAAACTTGATTTTAATACAGATTATTTTAAGAAAAATAATTTCTGGAAAGATTTTTTCAATTACAGTTTCTTCGGATTCCTGGGAACTTTTGGAAATTATCTGGCAATCAACAGCTTTATGATCGGGGAATTCATGGGAATGGAAGAGGTAGGAATCTATTCTGTTTTATATGCCCTGATCTCATTAATCTCTATTCCACAGCTTGGATTATTTAATATTTCTGCTCCTATCATCAACAAGACGCTGGCAGACGGAGATATGGAAGAGCTGGACAGGTTTCACAAGAAAACATCTTTAACATTATATTTCCTTGGTGCTGTTTTATTCTCGTGCATCATGGTTGGATTCCCGTATCTGACCCAATTTATGCCCAAGAACGGAACTATGCTCAGAGAATATGAACCTGTAGTCTGGATCTGGGGTTCTGCCGTGTTGATAGATCTTGCAACAGGTTTCAACGGAAACATTATTTCTCTTTCAAAATATTACAGATTTAATATTCTGGTGATGCTTTTACTGGCGGGGCTGACAATTGGGCTTAATTATTATTTCATTAAAAATACAGATCTGAAACTGATTGGAATTGCTTTATCTACAGCCATCTCTCTTACGATTTACAATGTTGTAAAAATCGTTTTCAATTATATTGTATTCAAGGTTTCACCTTTAAGCATTGAAATGATTTTTGTCTCTATTATCTGTACTTTAGCGATTACAGTAGCTATTGTTCTTCCCAACTTCAACAGCAATCTGCTTAATCTTGTTTATAAACCGACAGTTGTTCTGATACTGATTTATATTGGAAATTATTTCACCAAAATATTCCCGGTTGAAGACTATCTGAATATGAGGTTCATCAAGAGTGTATTTAAGATTAAATAG
- a CDS encoding Crp/Fnr family transcriptional regulator codes for MTDIFENYLSSTGELSAGEINFSAQFFKSVRLKKGDFFIREDESCRYVGFIVSGAVKAYAIDKEGKENITCFKFENEFVTSFSEFITREKSRRSIRAIEDSIIYRINYPDYQHLLCQMAAWNSVIKSVMEQEYNQKERYLLNYNNRSALDKYRHVLSNEPKLVQRVTTQDLASYLGITQRSLTRAKGQIHRPSVL; via the coding sequence ATGACTGACATATTTGAAAATTATCTATCCTCTACAGGAGAACTATCAGCTGGGGAAATCAACTTTTCTGCTCAGTTCTTCAAATCTGTCCGCTTAAAAAAAGGTGATTTTTTTATTCGCGAAGATGAATCCTGCCGTTATGTTGGATTTATAGTTAGTGGTGCTGTAAAAGCATACGCTATCGACAAAGAAGGAAAAGAAAATATAACCTGCTTTAAATTTGAAAATGAATTTGTCACCTCGTTTTCAGAGTTTATAACCCGGGAAAAATCCAGAAGGAGTATCAGAGCTATAGAAGATAGCATAATCTATAGGATAAATTATCCGGACTATCAGCATCTGCTTTGTCAGATGGCTGCTTGGAATAGTGTTATAAAATCGGTGATGGAGCAGGAGTACAACCAAAAGGAACGTTATCTGCTGAACTATAATAATAGGTCCGCTCTGGATAAGTACCGTCATGTATTGTCTAACGAACCGAAGCTCGTTCAGCGCGTAACGACACAGGATCTTGCATCATATCTGGGTATCACGCAGCGATCACTTACACGCGCGAAAGGACAAATACACAGACCCAGTGTATTATAG
- a CDS encoding N-acetylmuramoyl-L-alanine amidase, with amino-acid sequence MRKTLYIIGLSTFVFSCTSQQNVKKNTYKPKTPITQAKPKVQTTPPVAPKSKVVSDRGVDFFTTNIADPTKNDNTISYGSIVSAKPGGYKVVKTYFPAVAQNFRQRYLILHYTALADDKSITVLTQQAVSAHYLVNNTGDNEIYQLVDENKRAYHAGISSWRNDKNLNDTSIGIEIVNAGYTTDATGKRTFAPFSDDQVKKVAALVKDIVTRYQIQPNYVLAHSDIAPTRKQDPGPMFPWKKLYDEYQIGMWYDEAAKQTYLEAAQADITARYNESSFIFLIQTSLQKFGYGLEPSGTWDDATKKTIEAFQYHFRPQNYDGIMDAETWAILQALNQKYPVK; translated from the coding sequence ATGCGTAAGACATTATATATCATCGGATTAAGCACTTTTGTTTTTTCATGTACTTCTCAGCAAAATGTGAAAAAAAATACTTACAAACCGAAAACCCCAATAACACAGGCGAAACCGAAGGTTCAGACAACACCTCCGGTTGCTCCGAAATCAAAAGTAGTATCCGATCGTGGAGTTGACTTTTTTACTACTAATATAGCAGACCCAACAAAAAATGATAATACGATAAGTTATGGTTCCATTGTATCTGCAAAACCGGGAGGGTATAAAGTTGTAAAGACTTATTTCCCTGCAGTAGCCCAAAACTTCAGACAACGTTACTTAATATTACATTATACAGCTCTTGCAGATGACAAATCTATTACCGTTCTTACCCAGCAGGCGGTGAGTGCCCACTATCTGGTAAACAATACAGGAGACAACGAGATCTATCAGTTGGTAGACGAAAACAAAAGAGCATACCATGCAGGAATCAGTTCATGGAGAAATGATAAAAATCTTAATGATACTTCTATTGGGATTGAAATTGTAAATGCCGGCTATACTACAGATGCTACAGGTAAAAGAACATTTGCTCCTTTTAGTGATGATCAGGTGAAAAAAGTGGCAGCATTGGTTAAAGATATTGTAACAAGATATCAGATTCAGCCTAATTATGTACTTGCTCATTCAGATATTGCTCCTACAAGAAAACAGGATCCGGGACCAATGTTCCCATGGAAAAAACTGTATGATGAATACCAGATTGGGATGTGGTATGATGAAGCAGCCAAGCAAACTTATCTTGAGGCAGCGCAGGCAGACATTACGGCAAGATATAATGAATCCAGCTTTATTTTCCTTATTCAGACTTCATTGCAGAAATTTGGATACGGATTGGAGCCTAGCGGAACCTGGGATGATGCCACCAAGAAGACAATTGAAGCATTCCAGTACCATTTCCGTCCGCAGAATTATGACGGAATCATGGATGCCGAAACATGGGCAATACTGCAAGCTTTAAATCAAAAATATCCAGTAAAATAA
- a CDS encoding helix-turn-helix domain-containing protein: MYISTAIKLNGYDNYTHYLNFCRIQNVKKMLKEEDLNKVNFMYIYTASGFSNQVTFNRAFKRIEGITPSEYIKNLNVDTID; this comes from the coding sequence ATATATATATCAACAGCAATAAAATTAAATGGTTATGACAATTACACTCACTATTTAAACTTCTGCAGAATACAAAATGTAAAAAAAATGCTTAAAGAAGAAGATTTGAATAAAGTTAATTTTATGTATATTTATACCGCTTCAGGATTTTCCAACCAAGTTACGTTCAATAGAGCTTTCAAAAGAATTGAAGGAATTACACCTTCAGAATATATTAAAAATCTTAATGTTGACACTATAGATTAA